From one Eucalyptus grandis isolate ANBG69807.140 chromosome 9, ASM1654582v1, whole genome shotgun sequence genomic stretch:
- the LOC120288168 gene encoding LOW QUALITY PROTEIN: ribosomal RNA small subunit methyltransferase E-like (The sequence of the model RefSeq protein was modified relative to this genomic sequence to represent the inferred CDS: inserted 1 base in 1 codon) gives MQAHRPTFHHFAALSNGWRHRTSKFRAFCSSSSSSSSDYSNQSRGGLPRFFSDVLPPSEGGVVRVXGDEFWHMTKVLRLSTNDRVELFNGKGGLVRGNIQSIDRAGLDFMAQEDPKTVPPQMPQWHVFAAFGTLKGGRADWLVEKCTELGASSVTPLLTERSPSVSENRVDRLQRLILAASKQCQRLHEMVLNPPQKINDILPYIQKSKLSLLAVAEAPSLMSALTSSRIEPDGIMIVGPEGGATAVGLGPHRLRVETATIALLATLMLWSDHHQVTKA, from the exons ATGCAAGCTCATCGACCCACGTTCCACCACTTTGCCGCCCTCTCGAACGGATGGCGGCACCGGACGTCCAAGTTCCGAGCTTTCTGtagctcctcctcttcttcttcctcggatTACTCCAACCAGTCTCGCGGCGGGCTCCCTCGCTTCTTCTCCGACGTCCTCCCTCCCTCCGAG GGTGGGGTGGTTCGCG CAGGAGATGAATTCTGGCATATGACCAAAGTGTTGAGGTTGAGTACCAACGACAG GGTAGAGCTCTTCAATGGGAAGGGAGGATTAGTGAGGGGGAACATTCAGAGCATTGATCGGGCTGGATTGGACTTCATGGCTCAGGAAGACCCGAAAACGGTCCCTCCTCAGATGCCGCAGTGGCATGTATTTGCTGCTTTTG GAACTCTAAAGGGTGGTCGAGCCGATTGGCTTGTTGAGAAATGTACG GAGCTGGGGGCGAGCAGTGTAACTCCTCTGCTGACTGAGCGATCTCCTTCAGTCTCAGAAAATAGGGTCGACAGGCTACAACGGCTCATCTTAGCTGCATCAAAGCAAT GTCAGCGGCTTCATGAAATGGTACTTAATCCTCCACAAAAAATCAATGACATTCTACCTTAT ATTCAGAAGTCAAAGCTATCTTTACTCGCTGTTGCAGAAGCTCCTTCTCTTATGAGTGCATTGACTTCAAGCAGAATTGAACCTGATGGGATTATGATTGTTGGACCTGAAGGAG GTGCTACTGCTGTTGGCCTAGGGCCACATCGCCTACGGGTAGAAACTGCCACAATAGCCCTTCTGGCAACGCTCATGTTATGGTCTGATCATCATCAAGTGACTAAAGCTTGA
- the LOC120288416 gene encoding uncharacterized protein LOC120288416, which produces MLREQEPQIALPSRVPQRARSDVRSDPTMANHLEGLVETIKSKVRALKKTKKPYVKMDKSSSVKVEIRSRKARQLIDKTLKHADQPAKRGFF; this is translated from the coding sequence ATGCTCCGAGAGCAAGAACCGCAAATTGCACTCCCTTCCCGAGTCCCGCAGCGAGCAAGATCGGACGTCCGATCGGACCCGACGATGGCGAACCATCTGGAGGGCCTGGTGGAGACGATAAAGTCGAAGGTGCGGGCGCTGAAGAAGACCAAGAAGCCGTACGTGAAGATGGACAAGAGCTCCAGCGTGAAGGTGGAGATCCGCAGCCGCAAGGCACGCCAGCTCATCGACAAGACGCTCAAGCACGCCGATCAACCCGCCAAGCGCGGCTTCTTTTAG